A genomic region of Raphanus sativus cultivar WK10039 chromosome 6, ASM80110v3, whole genome shotgun sequence contains the following coding sequences:
- the LOC108810371 gene encoding probable 2-oxoglutarate-dependent dioxygenase DIN11 gives MATNFKSHLPIIDISPLLVKCDDSDMMEDAGVAEVVGKLDRACRDVGFFYVVGHGISDSLMNKVKEMTHRFFELPYEEKLKIKITPAAGYRGYQRIGVNFTSGKQDFHEAIDCYREFKQGKYGETGKVLEGPNQWPENPQKYKELMDEYIKLCTDLSRNILRGISLALGGSPYEFEGEMAGDPFWVMRIIGYPGVNQKNVIGCGAHTDYGLLTLINQDDDKTALQVKNLAGDWIPATPIHGSFICNIGDMLKILSNGVYESTLHRVMNNSPLYRVCIAFFYETNFDAMVEPLDIFKEKYPGDKRSQVSKRVVYGEHLVNKVQTTFVNLVEHI, from the exons ATGGCTACAAACTTCAAATCACACTTACCAATTATCG ACATTAGTCCTTTACTTGTTAAATGCGATGATTCCGACATGATGGAGGATGCTGGCGTGGCTGAGGTTGTCGGAAAACTAGACCGGGCTTGTCGGGACGTCGGATTCTTCTACGTG GTTGGTCATGGGATTTCAGACAGTCTTATGAACAAGGTGAAAGAGATGACACATCGATTTTTCGAGCTTCCATATGAGGAGAAACTTAAGATCAAGATTACTCCAGCAGCTGGTTATAG AGGATATCAGAGAATTGGAGTGAACTTTACGAGTGGGAAACAAGATTTCCACGAAGCAATAGAT TGTTACAGAGAGTTCAAGCAAGGAAAGTATGGTGAAACTGGAAAGGTCTTGGAAGGGCCAAATCAGTG GCCAGAAAATCCTCAAAAGTACAAAGAGTTGATGGATGAGTATATTAAACTATGCACAG ATCTTTCTAGAAACATCTTAAGGGGAATTTCCTTAGCACTTGGTGGATCACCTTATGAATTTGAGGGAGAAATGGCTGGAGACCCTTTTTGGGTAATGCGTATTATTGGTTATCCTGgtgtaaaccaaaaaaatgttattggATG TGGAGCTCACACTGACTATG GCTTGTTGACACTTATAAATCAAGACGATGATAAAACTGCTCTTCAG GTGAAAAACTTGGCTGGTGATTGGATACCAGCTACTCCAATCCATGGATCATTTATTTGTAACATCGGTGACATGTTAaag ATACTTTCAAATGGAGTATATGAATCCACACTTCATAGAGTGATGAATAACTCTCCTCTATACCGTGTTTGCATTGCATTCTTCTACGAG ACTAACTTTGACGCGATGGTTGAGCCATTGGATATCTTCAAAGAAAAGTATCCAGGAGATAAAAGATCTCAAGTTTCCAAAAGAGTTGTATACGGAGAGCATCTCGTTAACAAAGTCCAGACCACCTTCGTAAATCTGGTGGAACacatttaa